In bacterium, a single genomic region encodes these proteins:
- a CDS encoding polysaccharide export protein, whose amino-acid sequence MRISLDRPGLSRRTGQCIRLVVCLILCSLATPVLTVAAGEPSGSDAYVLGVGDILHITVLDEPDLTGSFQVSSAGNISYPFLGNLPVKGLTVEELDQYLVLKLSQDYLVNPVVTVSVESYQSKKVYVQGEVAKPGVYYLKERTGVLNLLLESGGTTRDASEEIVILRSAGGSHGGSDSASAEDFEQIHINLKELLSGDQSQNVQVQNGDILYVANASGGQFRTEGRFVNIMGEVKKPGNYDYRLGLTVLNAILEAGGFTEYAAKNKVKVIKKVGDKQKVLIARLDDLVKSGSLEEDMLLDPGDLVVVPQSLF is encoded by the coding sequence ATGAGAATTTCCCTCGATCGGCCTGGATTGTCGCGCCGGACTGGGCAATGTATCCGCCTGGTTGTCTGCCTGATCCTGTGCAGCCTCGCAACCCCTGTTCTGACTGTTGCGGCCGGTGAGCCCTCAGGTTCGGATGCCTACGTTCTGGGGGTGGGGGACATCCTGCACATCACGGTCCTGGATGAGCCGGACCTGACCGGCAGTTTCCAGGTCTCCTCGGCCGGCAACATCAGCTACCCTTTCCTGGGCAACCTGCCGGTCAAAGGCCTGACCGTCGAGGAACTCGACCAGTACCTGGTGCTGAAACTGAGCCAGGACTACCTGGTCAACCCGGTGGTGACAGTCAGCGTGGAGAGCTACCAGAGCAAGAAAGTCTATGTCCAGGGCGAGGTGGCCAAGCCGGGGGTCTATTACCTCAAGGAGCGCACCGGGGTGCTGAACCTTCTGCTGGAATCCGGCGGCACCACCCGGGACGCCTCGGAGGAGATCGTCATCCTGCGCTCCGCGGGCGGCTCTCACGGCGGAAGCGACTCCGCCTCGGCCGAGGATTTCGAGCAGATACACATCAACCTCAAGGAACTGCTGAGCGGCGACCAGAGCCAGAACGTGCAGGTGCAAAATGGGGACATCCTGTACGTGGCCAATGCCAGCGGCGGGCAGTTCCGGACCGAGGGCCGCTTCGTCAACATCATGGGCGAGGTGAAAAAGCCCGGCAACTACGATTACCGCCTGGGTCTGACTGTCCTGAACGCGATCCTCGAAGCCGGCGGGTTCACCGAGTACGCAGCCAAGAACAAGGTCAAGGTCATAAAGAAAGTGGGAGACAAGCAGAAAGTCCTGATCGCCAGGCTGGACGACCTGGTCAAGAGCGGCAGTCTGGAAGAGGACATGCTGCTCGACCCGGGCGACCTGGTGGTGGTTCCGCAGAGCCTGTTCTAA
- a CDS encoding PHP domain-containing protein yields MELKADLHIHSEYSFDCRLKLEEIARQAVRRGLDIVAVTDHGTLEGSLRLREQVASSGAGLQVVVGCEITTEAGDILGLFLEREIRSSRALDVIAEIKDMGGVSVLAHPYRAGEPSRDVLEAVDAVEIYNGRSSKVQNYLAQVLALRLQKPGLSGSDAHVPDEVGCAYTLLDDMPEIGKASFKGCELLNSCLGVRLNV; encoded by the coding sequence ATGGAACTGAAGGCCGATCTGCACATCCACTCCGAGTACTCCTTCGACTGCCGTCTGAAGCTGGAAGAGATCGCCAGGCAGGCTGTCCGGCGGGGCCTCGATATCGTGGCCGTGACCGACCACGGCACTCTGGAAGGCAGCCTGAGGCTGCGTGAGCAGGTCGCCTCCAGTGGCGCCGGGCTTCAGGTGGTGGTAGGCTGTGAGATAACGACCGAGGCGGGCGATATCCTGGGGCTTTTTCTGGAGCGGGAGATCCGTTCAAGCCGTGCACTCGATGTCATCGCGGAGATAAAAGACATGGGCGGCGTGAGCGTCCTGGCCCACCCATACCGGGCCGGTGAGCCCTCCCGTGACGTGCTGGAGGCGGTGGATGCAGTCGAGATCTACAACGGCCGCAGCAGCAAGGTCCAAAACTATCTGGCGCAGGTGCTGGCCCTGCGGCTACAGAAACCGGGGCTTTCGGGCAGCGACGCCCATGTGCCGGATGAGGTCGGCTGCGCCTACACTCTTCTGGATGATATGCCGGAAATCGGAAAGGCCTCATTCAAGGGGTGCGAACTCCTTAACAGTTGCCTGGGAGTGAGGCTGAATGTTTAG